A single genomic interval of Salinarchaeum sp. IM2453 harbors:
- a CDS encoding molecular chaperone encodes MTGHNFLSQQDRAHLWEFLAVALDSPPDAETVTSLQQWDITDILVEHLDGADQIQRWQQSVQDPTSAAKELRREFTRLFSGPRPQLQIHESYYAGDFLGQPVIDVKSTYRDFDIWPAADTSKEADHAAVELSALSLLLTQDGDVATFLNQHGWWIPSLGEDIQQETENAFYSAVGTLISELIAIEMDAWNVELSD; translated from the coding sequence ATGACTGGACACAATTTTCTTTCACAACAGGACCGAGCTCATCTCTGGGAATTCCTTGCTGTAGCTCTTGACTCCCCACCAGATGCTGAAACCGTGACGTCGCTTCAACAGTGGGATATCACAGATATTCTCGTTGAACATCTTGATGGAGCTGATCAAATACAAAGGTGGCAGCAATCCGTCCAAGATCCAACTTCCGCTGCAAAAGAACTTCGTCGTGAATTTACTCGATTATTCTCAGGCCCACGTCCCCAACTTCAGATCCATGAATCATACTACGCTGGAGATTTTTTGGGCCAGCCAGTAATTGATGTTAAATCCACGTACAGAGACTTCGATATCTGGCCAGCTGCTGATACCTCAAAGGAAGCTGACCACGCAGCTGTTGAACTTTCAGCATTATCTCTGCTGCTTACACAAGACGGTGATGTTGCCACGTTTCTTAACCAACATGGTTGGTGGATACCGTCGCTTGGAGAAGACATCCAACAAGAGACAGAAAATGCCTTTTACTCGGCTGTTGGTACGCTTATTTCTGAGCTAATTGCTATTGAAATGGATGCTTGGAACGTTGAACTATCTGACTGA
- a CDS encoding 4Fe-4S dicluster domain-containing protein, with the protein MSETQRVIPNIEACIDCGACEVACQRTWGLPAGSERIRVVRTNEAEDGPPRGGGEAHVPMSCFHCAEAPCISACPTGAMTRSDNGQVRIDKDQCIGCAYCVMSCPFGAPQIADDDAQEETDDRFGSPEAGLADKCTLCEPRLENGDEPACVSECPTDALLFGTPTELSSKLREDTVENALSDDQLSIIFGGDQ; encoded by the coding sequence ATGAGTGAAACACAACGTGTAATCCCAAATATCGAAGCGTGTATTGACTGTGGAGCGTGTGAAGTCGCCTGTCAGCGTACTTGGGGACTTCCTGCAGGAAGCGAACGAATCCGTGTCGTTCGAACGAATGAGGCTGAAGATGGCCCCCCACGTGGTGGTGGTGAAGCTCATGTGCCGATGAGTTGTTTTCACTGTGCTGAAGCTCCCTGCATCAGTGCTTGTCCAACGGGAGCGATGACACGGAGTGACAACGGCCAGGTTCGAATCGATAAAGATCAGTGCATTGGTTGTGCTTACTGTGTTATGTCTTGTCCATTCGGGGCTCCACAGATTGCTGACGATGATGCACAGGAAGAAACTGACGATAGATTTGGCTCTCCAGAGGCTGGGTTAGCTGATAAGTGCACTCTCTGTGAACCACGACTTGAAAATGGGGATGAACCAGCCTGTGTAAGTGAGTGTCCTACTGATGCTCTCCTGTTTGGTACGCCAACTGAGTTGTCATCCAAACTTCGCGAAGACACTGTTGAAAACGCGCTCTCTGATGATCAACTTTCGATTATCTTCGGTGGAGATCAGTGA
- a CDS encoding MFS transporter — protein MSIADVWAILLFLLAITGGFIFWGFSRASEQPDSSRSWLVATTGAVAMVFTFGTPFSYGVFREPLSQEFGIPAIDLSAVFSLMLFGLFIGSGIVGILSTRVRIRPLILAAAAVTAILAPGLFFIDSYAGIALVFGLLGWTLGTVFVLLVSIVPRWFDIHSGTAIGIIFVGNGTGMAILPWIWQFSFSTFGVAEGFFLLISITAATFALAGLVCRRPSWTEQSITSISPIQWVKNVARTRTFQLLFIGIGLSFGWYQIFAGYAVDLFEAEGLTRSAASLAFGSIAGVSIVSRLGSGVAADRIGSRRAFVFSLLSAAAGAMLLLISHPLSFALAVILMGIGLGGTATLYVPLLMSIYDPENDTAIVGIFNIPAGIAALAMPPLGTAMIASFESYTGAIILTAGTIIAGLGLIVRGTTIN, from the coding sequence ATGTCGATAGCTGATGTCTGGGCTATCCTTTTGTTCTTATTAGCAATTACTGGTGGTTTCATCTTCTGGGGATTCAGTCGTGCTTCAGAACAACCGGATAGTTCTCGGAGCTGGCTCGTTGCAACTACAGGAGCAGTTGCGATGGTTTTTACATTTGGCACACCCTTCTCGTATGGTGTTTTCCGTGAACCACTTAGTCAAGAGTTTGGCATCCCAGCAATAGACCTCTCTGCTGTATTTTCCCTGATGCTATTTGGACTTTTTATTGGTTCAGGTATTGTTGGTATTCTCTCGACAAGAGTACGAATCCGCCCATTAATATTAGCCGCTGCTGCTGTGACTGCTATCCTTGCTCCAGGATTGTTTTTCATCGATTCATATGCTGGCATTGCTTTGGTATTTGGACTTCTTGGATGGACGCTTGGCACGGTATTTGTGCTTCTTGTATCAATTGTGCCACGATGGTTCGACATCCACTCTGGCACGGCGATTGGTATTATATTTGTAGGTAATGGCACTGGAATGGCTATCCTACCATGGATATGGCAATTCTCATTTAGCACCTTCGGAGTTGCTGAAGGATTCTTTCTCCTTATTTCTATCACTGCAGCAACCTTTGCCCTTGCTGGACTTGTGTGCCGCCGTCCGTCATGGACTGAACAGTCGATCACAAGCATTTCTCCAATACAATGGGTTAAAAATGTAGCGCGGACTCGTACCTTCCAATTGCTCTTTATTGGGATCGGACTTTCATTTGGATGGTATCAAATCTTCGCCGGATATGCTGTCGACCTATTTGAGGCGGAAGGACTTACCAGATCGGCTGCATCTTTGGCGTTTGGATCAATCGCAGGAGTGAGTATTGTTTCCAGATTAGGAAGTGGCGTTGCCGCTGACAGAATTGGGTCTCGTCGCGCGTTTGTTTTTTCACTTCTTAGTGCTGCTGCTGGTGCTATGTTGCTACTTATTTCACATCCTCTTTCGTTTGCTCTTGCAGTAATCTTAATGGGTATTGGATTAGGTGGAACTGCAACATTGTATGTTCCACTGCTTATGAGCATCTATGACCCCGAAAACGACACCGCCATTGTCGGTATATTTAATATTCCTGCTGGCATCGCTGCATTGGCAATGCCTCCACTTGGAACAGCAATGATCGCGAGTTTTGAAAGTTATACCGGCGCTATCATTCTGACTGCCGGAACAATTATTGCTGGACTGGGTTTGATTGTTCGCGGAACTACGATCAATTGA
- a CDS encoding molybdopterin oxidoreductase family protein, with amino-acid sequence MSDTDRQSSTAKLSRRDALKISGVTGLAGVIGGRALVESRSAEDTGEQNGELVKTICNHCAVGCGLKVEVADGQIVGQESWDNHPINEGGLCAKGSATAQSAQSPNRLKEPLYLEDGNWMQYDDWGDAISEVAQELDRIRDEYGPDSTMWMGSAKVNNEEAYLFRKLAAFYGTNNVDHQARICHSTTVAGLANTWGFGAQTQTVPDVKNADANLIIGHNPAESHPVAMRYIQETRQNGGEVIVAEPRRTKTAAHADEYVRFRPGTDIAFINGLLHHIVFNLNAHDEEFLSERVYDWETAKSNIEDYDLETVSDITGTSVSDLEATAEALADAETSTIEWSMGSTQHSNGTQNIRSYAILNLALGHSAQSGGGLNPFRGHSNVQGATDLCILSHSLPGYYGLDEDAWRHWTNVWNETPSTSGSITYSEMRERFYNEEFMHKEGLTVSRWYEGALDDDTRKSDLHQPEQVRAVVVWGHSMESLSELKRVKQALENVELVVVVDPFPASAGVLGEREDGVIMLPASTQVETPGSVTNTNRSVQWRFETVPEPAHNARHDWQIMVDLADELGFGEHFDYEEIEDVTREYNLGMRTIGQIGQTPARLKRQAEQSEVFSSEDLQADVPDDHELAGEYWGLPWPCWHEDHPGTPILYDDSKHPKDGGLDFRARWGVEDGDGTTLLRDSYEPSWWNEEIFGVPQYPNWHTVLPDGDNPAAKTIPIEYAESEQHSPYETAVELAEQGYDVDPGEYEEYDHSQPDPPTGRGRARATTPNLHDEVPVYREPIETPRPDLAEEYPSQDEITDHFRLDLDNRGNQQQFIEEEIDESYPLALTTGRQVEHQGGGATTRSTLGTASRAPMMYAEVNPTVANDLGVDTGDWVWVRTDPGSMLVQVKVTERVGEGTVFMPFHWSGLFEGKNITDRYPDDAQPRVVGDSANIGTSVGYDVETCMQATKATLCSVDVADDDEVPDLPEEQQQYQEYRYPRNER; translated from the coding sequence ATGTCTGATACTGACCGTCAAAGTAGCACGGCAAAGCTCAGCCGTCGTGATGCTCTCAAGATAAGTGGTGTTACTGGTTTAGCTGGAGTCATTGGCGGAAGGGCACTCGTCGAATCTCGTTCGGCAGAAGACACTGGCGAGCAAAATGGTGAACTTGTCAAAACCATCTGTAATCACTGCGCGGTTGGATGTGGACTAAAAGTCGAAGTAGCGGATGGACAGATTGTTGGTCAAGAATCGTGGGATAATCACCCAATTAATGAGGGGGGGCTCTGTGCGAAAGGCTCAGCAACAGCACAGAGTGCGCAATCTCCTAACCGACTCAAAGAACCACTGTATCTGGAAGATGGGAACTGGATGCAATATGATGACTGGGGAGACGCTATTTCAGAAGTTGCACAGGAGCTTGACCGAATCCGTGATGAGTACGGCCCAGACAGCACTATGTGGATGGGGTCAGCAAAAGTAAATAACGAGGAGGCCTATCTTTTCCGAAAGCTTGCTGCTTTCTATGGAACAAATAATGTTGACCATCAAGCTCGTATTTGTCACTCAACAACCGTCGCAGGCCTCGCGAATACATGGGGATTCGGAGCCCAGACACAGACCGTGCCCGATGTGAAAAATGCCGACGCCAATCTTATTATCGGACATAATCCAGCGGAGTCTCACCCTGTGGCGATGCGATATATTCAAGAAACTCGTCAGAACGGTGGCGAAGTAATCGTTGCAGAACCTCGTCGAACAAAGACTGCTGCACACGCTGATGAGTATGTGCGTTTTCGTCCGGGGACCGATATTGCATTTATAAATGGATTACTTCACCACATCGTTTTCAATCTTAATGCGCATGACGAGGAATTTCTCTCAGAACGCGTCTATGACTGGGAAACAGCAAAATCGAACATTGAAGACTACGACCTTGAGACTGTCAGCGACATAACTGGAACATCCGTTTCGGATCTTGAAGCGACTGCCGAAGCGCTTGCAGATGCTGAAACAAGCACAATTGAATGGTCAATGGGGTCCACTCAACATAGTAACGGCACCCAAAACATACGTTCCTATGCTATTCTTAATCTTGCATTGGGACACAGTGCCCAATCTGGCGGCGGACTCAATCCATTTCGGGGACATAGTAATGTCCAAGGTGCGACCGACCTATGTATTCTGTCACACTCATTACCAGGCTATTATGGGCTTGATGAGGATGCATGGCGTCATTGGACCAATGTCTGGAATGAAACTCCCAGCACTAGTGGTTCAATCACCTACTCTGAAATGCGCGAACGCTTCTACAATGAGGAATTCATGCATAAGGAAGGCCTGACAGTTAGCCGATGGTATGAGGGCGCTTTGGATGATGACACTCGGAAAAGTGATTTACACCAGCCAGAGCAGGTTCGGGCTGTTGTTGTGTGGGGACATTCAATGGAGTCTCTTAGTGAACTCAAGCGAGTAAAGCAAGCCCTTGAAAATGTCGAGCTAGTTGTTGTTGTCGACCCGTTCCCTGCTTCGGCCGGTGTCCTTGGGGAGCGTGAAGATGGAGTCATAATGCTCCCTGCTTCAACACAAGTGGAGACCCCTGGTAGTGTGACGAACACTAATCGCTCAGTTCAGTGGCGTTTTGAGACGGTTCCGGAACCCGCTCATAATGCTCGACACGATTGGCAAATCATGGTTGATCTGGCCGATGAACTTGGCTTTGGAGAACACTTTGATTATGAAGAAATTGAGGATGTTACACGAGAATACAACTTGGGAATGAGAACAATTGGCCAGATTGGTCAAACTCCAGCACGCCTCAAGAGACAAGCAGAACAAAGTGAAGTCTTCAGTTCCGAGGACCTGCAAGCTGACGTTCCTGATGATCACGAACTTGCTGGAGAATACTGGGGGCTTCCCTGGCCGTGTTGGCATGAGGACCATCCTGGAACCCCAATTCTATATGATGATAGCAAGCATCCGAAAGATGGTGGTCTCGACTTTCGTGCTCGATGGGGTGTTGAAGATGGCGATGGAACAACTCTGCTACGTGATTCATATGAACCTTCATGGTGGAATGAGGAGATATTTGGTGTTCCGCAGTACCCAAACTGGCATACAGTTCTTCCTGACGGTGACAATCCAGCAGCAAAGACAATCCCAATCGAATACGCAGAGAGCGAACAGCATTCACCATATGAAACGGCTGTCGAGTTGGCAGAACAGGGCTACGACGTTGATCCAGGTGAGTATGAGGAATATGACCATTCACAGCCTGATCCTCCGACCGGCCGAGGCAGAGCCAGAGCAACGACGCCAAACCTCCATGATGAAGTCCCAGTCTACCGTGAGCCCATCGAAACACCTCGTCCTGATCTTGCCGAAGAGTATCCAAGTCAGGATGAGATCACTGATCACTTTCGACTTGATCTTGACAATCGTGGGAACCAGCAGCAATTCATTGAAGAAGAGATAGACGAATCGTACCCGTTGGCTTTAACAACTGGCCGTCAAGTTGAGCATCAAGGCGGCGGCGCAACGACTCGATCCACACTTGGAACGGCATCCAGAGCTCCGATGATGTATGCCGAGGTTAATCCAACTGTTGCAAACGACCTTGGGGTTGATACTGGTGACTGGGTCTGGGTACGTACCGATCCTGGAAGCATGTTGGTACAGGTGAAAGTCACAGAGCGGGTTGGCGAAGGAACTGTCTTTATGCCATTTCACTGGAGTGGGCTCTTCGAAGGCAAAAACATTACTGATAGATATCCTGATGACGCTCAACCACGTGTAGTTGGTGATTCTGCAAATATCGGCACCTCAGTTGGATACGACGTAGAGACGTGTATGCAGGCAACAAAAGCCACCCTCTGTTCAGTCGATGTTGCTGATGACGACGAAGTTCCAGATCTCCCAGAGGAGCAACAACAGTATCAGGAATACCGGTATCCGCGTAATGAACGGTGA
- the glnA gene encoding type I glutamate--ammonia ligase, with amino-acid sequence MTSDELDSQEREVLKTIQDKNVDFLRLQFTDILGTVKNVSIPAEQAEKAFTEGIYFDGSSIEGFVRIQESDMRLVPDPDSFAILPWDKTENGKSARLLCDVYETNTGQPFDGDPRTVLKSVLEEAHDMGYTVNAGPEPEFFVFQTDEEGNATTKTHDSGGYFDLGPKDLDYDLRREIIGYLSKMGFEVESSHHEVAEGQHEIAFKYADGIQTADNIATFRAVVRATAAMNDLHATFMPKPIAGVNGSGMHMHLSLFENGENAFYDANDEFNLSETAKHFTAGILAHAPALTAVCNPTVNSYKRLVPGYEAPVYIAWSDVNRSALIRKPATRSPESSRIEVRSPDPSSNPYLALAALIKAGLDGIERELECPAPVRENIYEFDEQKRDEYGIETLPANLGAAVDALEDDPVIKDALGSHVAEKFIEAKREEFKEYSAEVTAWEHDRYLGKF; translated from the coding sequence ATGACATCCGACGAACTTGACAGCCAGGAACGTGAGGTTCTAAAAACAATCCAAGATAAAAATGTTGACTTCCTTCGTCTTCAGTTCACAGATATTCTTGGTACTGTAAAGAACGTGTCAATCCCTGCTGAACAGGCCGAAAAAGCATTTACAGAGGGGATTTATTTTGACGGATCTTCAATTGAAGGATTTGTTAGAATCCAAGAATCTGATATGCGACTAGTCCCCGATCCGGACAGTTTTGCTATTCTACCATGGGACAAAACTGAGAACGGTAAATCAGCCCGACTTCTATGTGACGTGTATGAGACAAACACCGGCCAGCCGTTTGATGGAGACCCTCGAACGGTCCTGAAATCTGTGCTTGAAGAAGCGCACGATATGGGATATACAGTAAACGCGGGACCTGAGCCTGAGTTTTTTGTTTTCCAGACTGATGAGGAAGGGAATGCCACAACGAAGACACACGACAGTGGGGGGTACTTTGACTTAGGGCCCAAAGATTTGGATTATGACCTCCGTAGAGAGATTATTGGGTATCTTAGTAAGATGGGATTCGAGGTGGAATCATCCCACCACGAGGTAGCAGAGGGTCAACATGAAATTGCATTTAAATATGCTGATGGAATCCAGACAGCAGACAACATTGCCACGTTTCGAGCAGTTGTCCGCGCTACTGCAGCAATGAACGACCTTCACGCGACATTCATGCCTAAGCCAATCGCTGGTGTAAATGGCTCTGGCATGCATATGCATCTATCACTGTTTGAAAATGGTGAAAACGCATTCTACGATGCGAATGATGAGTTTAATCTCTCAGAAACAGCAAAACACTTCACTGCCGGAATACTTGCACATGCCCCTGCACTTACCGCTGTCTGTAATCCAACTGTAAACTCATACAAACGGCTCGTTCCTGGATACGAAGCGCCAGTGTATATTGCGTGGTCAGATGTCAATCGGTCTGCACTTATCCGCAAGCCGGCAACTCGATCACCAGAATCCAGCCGTATTGAAGTACGGTCCCCTGATCCCTCGTCAAACCCGTACCTCGCACTTGCAGCGCTAATTAAAGCCGGACTAGATGGAATTGAACGCGAACTTGAGTGCCCCGCCCCAGTTCGTGAAAATATCTATGAATTTGACGAGCAGAAACGTGATGAGTATGGCATTGAAACTCTTCCAGCTAACCTCGGTGCTGCTGTCGATGCTCTGGAAGACGATCCAGTTATCAAAGATGCTCTCGGATCACATGTCGCTGAGAAATTCATTGAAGCAAAAAGAGAAGAATTCAAAGAATACTCAGCGGAAGTCACCGCGTGGGAGCATGACCGGTACCTAGGGAAATTCTAG
- the lrp gene encoding HTH-type transcriptional regulator Lrp — MTYENLDAKLVNELLKNGRASLRSLAEELDVSVTTVSNHLGDLEEQGIIQGYTPIVNYDRIGYDATAILQLKVEGEAIPEITKRLEEEDRMVSVYEVTGDHDIIAIGKFKDTDDMNDHIKTILTDPDIIESNTSVVLNTVAENDQFELEVE; from the coding sequence ATGACATACGAAAATTTGGATGCAAAGTTGGTAAATGAACTCCTTAAGAATGGTCGCGCAAGTCTCCGTAGTCTAGCTGAAGAACTAGATGTATCGGTAACGACGGTCTCAAACCATTTGGGCGATCTTGAAGAGCAAGGGATAATTCAAGGATATACGCCAATTGTCAACTATGATCGAATCGGTTATGATGCAACTGCTATATTACAGCTTAAGGTAGAGGGTGAAGCTATCCCGGAAATTACAAAACGTCTTGAAGAGGAGGACCGGATGGTTAGCGTCTATGAAGTCACAGGCGACCACGACATTATAGCAATTGGAAAGTTCAAGGATACAGATGATATGAATGATCACATTAAGACAATCTTAACTGATCCAGATATTATTGAGTCAAATACAAGCGTGGTATTAAACACGGTTGCAGAGAACGATCAGTTCGAGCTTGAAGTCGAATAG
- a CDS encoding SHOCT domain-containing protein, translating to MDEKLVPGEVWGLYFALGIDLIILSSALSVVGHVSWSITLGIGILVHGIVVGYVGYRWWNRRRQRQQSCKKPSDPVAKVKEEYATGKITEQEFERRLDEVMNEPEDADIQSKRTKKREKTK from the coding sequence ATGGACGAGAAGCTCGTGCCTGGAGAGGTGTGGGGCCTATATTTTGCGCTTGGGATTGATTTAATTATACTGTCTTCAGCGCTTTCTGTCGTTGGGCATGTTTCATGGTCAATAACACTTGGGATAGGGATTCTCGTTCATGGAATCGTCGTTGGATATGTTGGTTATCGGTGGTGGAATCGAAGGCGGCAGCGTCAGCAATCGTGCAAAAAACCCTCAGATCCTGTTGCCAAGGTAAAGGAGGAATACGCGACAGGGAAGATTACTGAGCAGGAGTTTGAAAGACGGCTTGATGAAGTGATGAATGAGCCTGAAGATGCAGATATTCAATCAAAAAGGACAAAAAAACGTGAAAAGACCAAGTGA
- the nrfD gene encoding NrfD/PsrC family molybdoenzyme membrane anchor subunit, with translation MTFEVHTMAIEIPLSSPSEEWGITIATYLFMGALAGGAYLTGYISKVWSEHDPKQNNFHRVTTQFGFLIGLIGTLLSGLLIISHLGAPLRAILFPITFSNITWTTIGAWVFGLFGLLISIQLIWNVFGQDYSSTSVSKKVRWMTTQLKLTSLLDRVSTATRPSRKYQLAIGAVGALFALAVMGYTGMAIASIDTVPLWDRTLIPILFVASGISIGIGIVLSFTVAVTELNQTPLHAYGALNSIAIISQIGVITWLWLRISDVPGGRESIELLTTDYQLLFFGGVLGVGLLVPLFGYVGLVAVAKRNIFDRVTSIHIRYGYITLFGFVVVGGLALRITMILAGVHEPLVLA, from the coding sequence GTGACCTTCGAGGTGCATACAATGGCAATTGAAATACCACTTTCATCACCATCTGAGGAATGGGGGATAACGATTGCTACTTATCTGTTCATGGGAGCACTCGCTGGTGGAGCCTACCTAACCGGATATATCTCGAAGGTATGGAGTGAACACGATCCCAAGCAGAATAATTTCCACCGTGTTACCACACAGTTTGGCTTTCTCATCGGTCTTATTGGTACGCTTCTCAGCGGTTTGCTTATAATCTCTCATTTGGGTGCTCCTCTTCGAGCCATCCTATTCCCGATCACGTTCTCTAATATCACGTGGACAACTATTGGAGCATGGGTCTTTGGTCTCTTTGGCTTGCTTATTAGTATACAACTAATCTGGAATGTCTTTGGTCAGGACTATAGTTCGACTTCGGTAAGCAAGAAGGTGCGCTGGATGACGACACAGCTTAAGCTTACATCCCTACTTGACCGTGTGTCGACTGCGACACGCCCAAGTAGAAAATACCAATTAGCTATTGGCGCCGTTGGTGCACTCTTTGCTCTTGCAGTAATGGGCTATACTGGTATGGCTATAGCCTCAATCGATACTGTGCCTCTTTGGGACCGAACACTTATTCCAATTCTATTTGTCGCCAGTGGCATTTCAATTGGTATCGGAATCGTACTTTCATTCACTGTTGCCGTTACTGAACTTAATCAAACTCCTCTTCACGCGTATGGTGCGCTAAACAGCATAGCAATCATCTCCCAAATAGGGGTTATTACATGGCTTTGGTTGCGAATTAGTGATGTTCCGGGCGGTAGAGAGTCTATTGAGCTTTTAACAACTGACTACCAACTCCTGTTTTTTGGAGGGGTTCTCGGGGTCGGATTGCTGGTCCCTCTCTTCGGATACGTCGGATTGGTTGCCGTTGCTAAACGAAATATCTTTGACCGGGTCACTTCGATTCATATCAGATACGGATATATCACCCTCTTTGGATTTGTAGTCGTTGGAGGACTAGCTCTTCGAATTACGATGATTTTAGCTGGCGTTCATGAACCACTGGTATTAGCATGA
- a CDS encoding L-threonylcarbamoyladenylate synthase: MSDLDTAVSDIKKGNLVVYPTETVYGLGADALSSSAIERVYEAKGRSKSKPISLAVESTAAAQDYINPTSLERRFMETFLPGPITVVCKRKENVPDILTAGKEKVGVRVPDHDIARELAKQAGPITATSANRSGQASVTSIPELGDRIRDHVSTILDAGPTPGMGSTVVDIESQTIHRRGHNVEQIEKWLDEHLS, from the coding sequence ATGTCTGACCTAGACACAGCAGTTTCAGATATTAAGAAAGGAAATTTAGTAGTGTACCCCACTGAAACTGTATATGGACTTGGCGCAGACGCCTTGTCTTCCTCCGCTATCGAACGCGTATACGAGGCTAAAGGTCGATCGAAGTCAAAGCCAATATCTCTCGCAGTTGAAAGCACGGCCGCTGCTCAGGATTATATCAATCCCACTTCTTTGGAAAGAAGATTTATGGAGACATTTCTTCCTGGTCCGATCACCGTCGTATGTAAACGCAAAGAGAATGTCCCCGACATCCTAACTGCCGGAAAAGAAAAAGTCGGTGTTCGGGTACCTGATCATGATATTGCTAGAGAGTTAGCAAAACAAGCGGGACCAATTACAGCAACCAGTGCAAATCGAAGCGGCCAAGCGAGTGTCACGAGTATCCCTGAACTTGGTGACCGGATCCGGGATCACGTTTCTACAATTCTTGACGCAGGACCCACACCGGGTATGGGCAGCACGGTTGTGGATATTGAGAGCCAGACTATCCATCGCCGTGGACACAATGTTGAACAGATCGAAAAGTGGCTCGACGAACACTTATCCTAA
- a CDS encoding CDP-2,3-bis-(O-geranylgeranyl)-sn-glycerol synthase, whose product MVLETIAIALWAMLPAYIPNNAAVIFGGGRPIDGGRTLGGSRLLGDGKTWRGAVAGIAAGAVLAVFLNRIVDSVSNAITVSLPEFSIFAILLLPAGAILGDIGASFLKRRTGRERGAPFPGVDQLDFVVGALLLVAIPAVLGIHDWFFDVFGLGELLAVFIITPVLHVVTNAIAYWIGFKDEPW is encoded by the coding sequence ATGGTGCTAGAAACGATTGCTATCGCACTCTGGGCTATGCTTCCCGCATATATCCCGAATAACGCGGCCGTAATATTCGGGGGTGGACGGCCAATTGACGGTGGCCGAACGCTTGGTGGTTCGCGTCTTCTCGGTGACGGAAAGACTTGGCGTGGTGCTGTTGCTGGCATTGCTGCTGGCGCAGTTTTGGCGGTGTTTCTAAATCGTATTGTTGATTCTGTTAGTAATGCTATTACTGTCTCTTTACCAGAGTTCAGTATATTCGCGATTCTCTTGCTACCAGCAGGCGCAATCCTCGGTGACATTGGTGCGTCCTTCCTCAAACGTCGGACTGGGCGAGAACGTGGAGCGCCTTTCCCGGGCGTTGATCAACTGGACTTTGTCGTTGGAGCCCTGTTATTAGTTGCTATTCCAGCGGTTCTAGGTATCCATGATTGGTTCTTCGATGTGTTTGGGCTTGGAGAGTTATTAGCCGTATTTATTATCACTCCCGTTCTACACGTAGTGACAAATGCTATTGCATACTGGATTGGATTTAAAGACGAACCGTGGTGA